One genomic segment of Paenibacillus durus includes these proteins:
- the pnuC gene encoding nicotinamide riboside transporter PnuC, protein MRKLFGTWNLYELVWLGLFSGTAIVLTVIMRDTFFGFTVFITGVLCVILAAKGNLMTYVFGMYNTFGYAYLAYVNGLFGEVMLNLLFFVPMNAIGFLMWKKHRHDGKLAMRQMDRRSMFLLVAVCVLGSLSLGFGLSFIPAQNSPYIDALTTVLSVVATFLMVRRFKEQWLLYIVLNTFTVLLWVIRMLDGSTDGGLMIVMWGAYLINAIYGYYTWNKGAKEVPA, encoded by the coding sequence GTGAGGAAATTATTCGGCACTTGGAACCTATATGAATTAGTTTGGCTGGGCCTGTTCTCCGGAACGGCGATCGTATTGACTGTGATCATGCGGGATACTTTTTTCGGGTTCACTGTCTTCATAACGGGAGTATTATGCGTGATCCTCGCGGCCAAAGGAAACCTGATGACCTATGTGTTCGGCATGTACAATACGTTCGGCTACGCTTATTTGGCTTACGTCAACGGATTGTTTGGGGAGGTCATGCTGAATCTGCTCTTCTTCGTTCCCATGAACGCAATCGGCTTCCTGATGTGGAAGAAACATCGCCATGATGGCAAGTTGGCCATGCGGCAGATGGATCGGAGAAGCATGTTCCTCTTAGTGGCAGTTTGTGTACTGGGCAGCTTGTCGCTTGGTTTCGGACTTTCGTTCATTCCCGCACAGAATTCGCCATATATCGATGCCCTTACGACTGTGTTATCGGTCGTGGCGACGTTCTTAATGGTGAGAAGATTTAAAGAGCAATGGCTTCTCTATATTGTCCTAAATACATTCACGGTGCTGCTGTGGGTGATTCGAATGCTGGACGGAAGTACGGATGGCGGACTGATGATCGTTATGTGGGGCGCGTACCTGATCAACGCGATTTACGGGTATTACACTTGGAATAAAGGGGCGAAGGAGGTTCCAGCATGA